Below is a genomic region from Mesorhizobium sp..
AAGGTTGGCAAGCTTCTCCATGTGACAGTAGCCACGAACCATTCCCGCTCGATGTCCTTCCCAGATCAGAGAGGCATCTCCGCTAGCGGCTACTTTCTTGGCGGTGTGGACGAATGGAGCATCCCAGCTCCAGCCATCCGTGCCGCAGACCCGCATGCCACGCTCGGTCATCCAGCAGGTGGCCTCCATCCCCATACCACATCCGCGCAATACGTAGTCCGGCTGGCCATAGGCAGCGCCGGCCGCAGTATTGACCAGAACGATATCGCCGGGCTGCAGGGTATGGCCGATCCGGCCGAACTCGGCCTCGACTTCGGCGGCAGTGACGACATGGCCATCGGGCAGATGCCGGAAGTCAAGCTTTACCCCAGGGCCCACGCACCATTCCAGCGGCACTTCGTCGATGGTGATGGCCCGCTTTCCGCCATCCATTGTGGAATGGTAGTGGTAGGGCGCGTCGAGATGGGTGCCGTTGTGAGTAGACAGGCGGATACGCTCTACAGCCCAGCCCTCGCCCCCGGGAAGCTGGTCAGCCGTGATACCGGGGAACGACTTGAGGAGCATGTCTTGCGTCGTTGCATGGCCTAGGTAGGTGATTTCAGGATGGTTGCCAGGCGGGTCCGCATATGTCGTGTTTTCGAGTGCTCGGGCAAGGTCGATCAGCTTCATTCTTCTCCTCCGTTTCAAGAATGGCGGTCAGACCAACCGCTCTGCGATGGAAGCCCAGTGCGCGGATTCCTGGACTTTGCTGGCGAGCGGAGGCGCGGCATGCGACGGACAGCTTCCTCGATTTCCGCCGGTGTCTTCGTAGCCAGCATGCGGTCACGCGCCGTGGTGCCAAAGGTCATCGTGCTGATGGCATCATGGATGTCGAGGCACCGCAGCAACCAGTGTCGGCTTTGGAACTCTCCCTCGCGGTCATCCGGCATAAGGCGCTCGGCGTTACCAAGCGTGTCGAGATACTCGATGATCAGACTGGATTCGACGAGAACCCTCCCGTCGTGAACCAGCGTCGGCACTACGGCGTCGGGGTTCAACGCGAGATACTCCGGCATAAACTGTTCCCCGTTGAAAGGTCTGCTTCGCGGCTCTCCCAGGCGAGGCCCTTCTCGGTGAGAACAGAAGAACCTTCTGCGAGCGAACCGAGGTGAGCCCGTAGTAGAGTGTCAGCACTGTTGTGCTCCTTGATGGGTGGAAGCCGGCAACGGGTCAGCGTGTGCCGGGCAGCCACAGAGCGATGATGGGGAAGGCGATGAGAAGGCCGATCTTGACGATGTCCGCCACAACAAAGGGCCACACGCCGCGGTAGACCTCGGAGAGCGGCAGATCGCGGGAGATCGACTTCAGGATGAAGAGGTTGAGGCCGAAGGGCGGTGTGATCATGCCGGTCTCCACCAGGCACACAGTCAGGATGCCCCACCAGATCGGATCGAGCCCGAGCTGCTGGATGAGCGGCAGGAACACCGGAACGGTGATGATCATGATCGCAAAGGTGTCCATGACCGTTCCAAGCAGCAGGTAGAGCAACGCGATGCAAAGCACGATGATGATAGGCTCTGAGCTCAGCGACGACATCCATGCCACGAAGAGGTCCGGCACTCCCGAGATCCCGACGAGGAAGGAGAAATTCACGGCCCCGAAGATGAGCACGTAAAGGATCGCAACCGTCGTCGTGGTTTCGCGCATCACCTGCCAGATCGTGTCGCGGCGAAGCCTGCCCCGCGCGAGAGACACGCAGAAGGCGCCAACTGCACCGACCGAAGCCGCCTCGGTCTCGGTAAAAAGGCCCGAGTAGAGGCCGCCGACGACCGCCCCGATCAGCAGGATAACCTGCCAGCTCGCAAGCAGGCTGCGTCCAATTTCTGCAAGCGGTTGCCGAGCACCGGCAGGTGCCGCGACATTGGAAAATCGTACCGTAAGGAAGATGGCCGCCATGTAGAGTGCCACCGCCAGCAATGCCGGCACCAGCGCCGCTATGAAGAGCGTGCCGATGGATTCCTCGGTCAGCAGGGCGTAGACCACGATGACCGTCGAGGGCGGCACGAGTTGCCCCAACGTGCCGCCGGCTGCCACGGTGCCCGCAGCGAGCGAACGGTCGTAGTTCCGCTGCGCCATCTCCGGCAGGGCCACCTTGCCAATGGTAGCGGACGTGGCCAGTGAAGAGCCCGTAAGTGCGCCGAAACCGGCAGATCCTAAGATGGTCGCGTAGGCCAGACCGCCACGGAGATGCCCGACAGCTGTATTGGCAAGGCGGTAGATGTCGCCGGACATACCCGCCACTGTCGCAAACGAGCCCATGAGCAGAAAGAGCGGGAGCACGGCGAGGTTGTCGTCGTACATCATATCTTCGACCAGACGCCCGACCATTCCGAGGCTCGGCTCGGCCCCGATGATGAGGGACGCGCCGAGCAGGCCGGCCAGGCCGGTCGCTCCACCGATCGGGACGGACAGGAGTATGAGAACCCACATCAGGCCGAAGCACGCCAGCGCGACCTGCGGCGAAGGCATCGCGAAGAGTTGCTGAACGCCGGCCCAGACCTGTTCGCCGAAGATGATGCACCCGACAATAGCTGCAGCCGCGATGGCACCCGTAACGATGCCGGCCATGCGGTTAAGCGCGATGGCGTCCGATAGGAAAAGCGCGACCTGAAGAAGCTGGATCGGCAGCGTCAGAGCAAAGACACCGGTAACCGCCATCAGCAGAGCGCCGATCGGAAAGCTCAGTATCGATGATGTTCGACCCAACTCGATCATCCTCTCGGCATTCAGGCCAAGACGGACCGTCACGATAGTCATGAACAGGAGGAGTGTGGCCGCACCGAGTACCCTAAGCCAAGCGAATGCCGTACGCCCAACGATGTTCTGGGCGAGGTCGATCGTGATGTCCACGCGCCCCGCGGCGCCTGCAGGAAGACATGCGGCGACGCCGATAGCCAGCAGCGGCGACGTGATTTCATTCAGCCCGTCGATCGGATCGTTGAACAATGTGCGCAACAGCACATCGGCAACGGTAACGATACCGATGCCGAGAATGCCCAGGACGCCGAGAGCGGCGATTCGCTCGGTAAGCGCCAGTGCAAGGACGTCGAGACGTTCAAGAAGCGCTCTCATCCCCCTGCCTGCTCCGCGGTGGCCAGGGATTCGTCGAAGCCGTACCGGTCAAAGTTCATTCGCCGGAACTCGACGGTCTTGTCATCCCGGAAGCGCCGGATACGGAAGGCCGCGATCCCGGGCCTGCGTCTGTATCTATCTGTCGCAACCATGACGGACACCATCGCCCCATCGCCGTCCAGGCAGATATCGCAGGCGTCGTCGTCGCCGAGAGCCTCGTTGCAGGGCTCCAAGATGTCGTTGTCCAATGCCGTGAGCCCGCCCCTGCAACAGGCTTCATGCGGATTCTTTTCTGGCATCTCGTCCTCCCACTGATACCGTTGATTTCGCTGATCGCTATCGCGGCGGAAGGATATGTCCTTCGCAGACGCCCAAACCGATGGACCGGGCCGAAGGCGCTCTGCAGCGACCGGTCATGATGACTCTTGTTCCGTCATCGAGATAACGGTGCGGCCTGCCGCCGACATTGATTGGTTTTTGGCCGTCTTCGGTCAGTTCCAGCAAGCAGCCGAGACTATCCGCCTCCGGTCCCGAGATCGTCCCGCTGCCCAGCAAATCACCGGCTCGCAGGTTGCAGCCGTTGCTGGCATGGTGAGCCACCATCTGGGAAGCGCTCCAGTGCATGTCGGTGAAGCGCGAGAGGGTGATCGTCTCAGCCGCTTTCCCCTCTGAGCGCATCTCGACAGTCTCGATGGCGCAGGCGATCTCGATGGGCCAAGTCTGGTCCCCGCCCTGCCGTGGCACAAGGTGAGGCGGCGGTGGCGGCATGCTTTCGTCACGCGCGGCCCTTTCGGCGAGGAAGGGCAGCAGGGCTTCGGAAGTGACGATCCACGGTGAGATCGTGGTCGCGAAACTCTTGGCGAGAAACGGGCCCAACGGCAGATTCTCCCACCTCTGGATGTCCCGTGCCGACCAGTCATTCTGTAGACAGACGCCGAAGATCATGTCGGCGGCCTGATCGATCGGCACCGTCTCGCCCAAGGCGTTCCCGCCCCTCACGACTATGCCCAGTTCAACCTCATAGTCCAGCATCCGGCAAGCCGCATAGACCGGGGCTTCGCCAGGCCTTGCCGGGGGAAGCTGTCCCTTGGGGCGAAGGACAGGTGTCCCCGACACCACAACAGATGATGCACGACCGTGATAGCCGACGGGCAGGAAGTGATAGTTCGGCTGCAGCGGAACAGGCCGGTTGAAGATGCGCGATGCGTTCACGGCGTGATGCATCGAACAGAAGAAATCGGTGTAGTCGCCGATTTTCATCGGCAGGAGCATGTCCGCATCCGCAATCGGGGAAAGGGCGCTGGATGGTGCCCTGTTCGCATCCGGCGTCATCTCCGACAGCGCGTCGAAGATCGCGGCTCGAAGGCTGCGGGCATGAAGGGGCGACAGCGCGATCAGCGGATTCAGATCGCCGTTGGCGCATGCCTCGGCGGCTTCCGCCGCAAGTCCACCAAAGGCACATGCCCGGGCGACCGAAAGCACGTCAAGCGCCCGGTCGCCGATCGCGACAACCACCCTGGGCCGCCCGCTCTCCTTGTCCCGTAATCTGCCAAAAGGAAGATTCTGGATCGGGAAATCAATATCTGGGTCGTTTGCGGTATGCACCCAACTGCGGGCATTCGCGTCATGTGTACGGTCAAGCTTGACTTGCATGGAGCAGGTCCTTCGAAACTCTGGCACCAAGGTCCAGTCAGATCGGCTGGTTCAGCCGCTCGTAGCGGCGGTTCACGTCGGCTTGCGCGTTGGCCTTCAGGTACTCGGCCGCCCGTAAGCTGGCGTCGGCCTCGGTCGCCTGCGCATGCGCCATGACGCCCGTCTGCTTCGAACCTTCCTGAACAAACAGACACCGCGGATATCGGCGCTGCTGCCACTCTTCGAGCATGTCGCCAATCGGGCGATTTTCCTGCAGCATCCGGGCCAGAAGGATGACATCCTCGACCGCCATGGAGGCTCCCTGCGCCCAGAAAGGCGTTGAGGCATGAGCGGCATCGCCGACGAGGACCACCCGGCCGTTCACCCAGGGCAGCGGCATGCCAACTTCATGAATCGGCGTGTAGACGACCTGCTCGGCACTCTCGACCTGCTTGAGCATCGTTCTGGCTAGCCCACCGAACATGCCGAACCGCTCATGCATCAGATCGAGAAAAGCGGCACGGTCAAAGTATGGATT
It encodes:
- a CDS encoding cyclase family protein, which codes for MKLIDLARALENTTYADPPGNHPEITYLGHATTQDMLLKSFPGITADQLPGGEGWAVERIRLSTHNGTHLDAPYHYHSTMDGGKRAITIDEVPLEWCVGPGVKLDFRHLPDGHVVTAAEVEAEFGRIGHTLQPGDIVLVNTAAGAAYGQPDYVLRGCGMGMEATCWMTERGMRVCGTDGWSWDAPFVHTAKKVAASGDASLIWEGHRAGMVRGYCHMEKLANLEQLPSHGFQVQCFPVKIKDASAGWCRPIAFLR
- a CDS encoding glutathione S-transferase N-terminal domain-containing protein, yielding MGEPRSRPFNGEQFMPEYLALNPDAVVPTLVHDGRVLVESSLIIEYLDTLGNAERLMPDDREGEFQSRHWLLRCLDIHDAISTMTFGTTARDRMLATKTPAEIEEAVRRMPRLRSPAKSRNPRTGLPSQSGWSDRHS
- a CDS encoding TRAP transporter large permease subunit, producing the protein MRALLERLDVLALALTERIAALGVLGILGIGIVTVADVLLRTLFNDPIDGLNEITSPLLAIGVAACLPAGAAGRVDITIDLAQNIVGRTAFAWLRVLGAATLLLFMTIVTVRLGLNAERMIELGRTSSILSFPIGALLMAVTGVFALTLPIQLLQVALFLSDAIALNRMAGIVTGAIAAAAIVGCIIFGEQVWAGVQQLFAMPSPQVALACFGLMWVLILLSVPIGGATGLAGLLGASLIIGAEPSLGMVGRLVEDMMYDDNLAVLPLFLLMGSFATVAGMSGDIYRLANTAVGHLRGGLAYATILGSAGFGALTGSSLATSATIGKVALPEMAQRNYDRSLAAGTVAAGGTLGQLVPPSTVIVVYALLTEESIGTLFIAALVPALLAVALYMAAIFLTVRFSNVAAPAGARQPLAEIGRSLLASWQVILLIGAVVGGLYSGLFTETEAASVGAVGAFCVSLARGRLRRDTIWQVMRETTTTVAILYVLIFGAVNFSFLVGISGVPDLFVAWMSSLSSEPIIIVLCIALLYLLLGTVMDTFAIMIITVPVFLPLIQQLGLDPIWWGILTVCLVETGMITPPFGLNLFILKSISRDLPLSEVYRGVWPFVVADIVKIGLLIAFPIIALWLPGTR
- the fahA gene encoding fumarylacetoacetase, whose translation is MQVKLDRTHDANARSWVHTANDPDIDFPIQNLPFGRLRDKESGRPRVVVAIGDRALDVLSVARACAFGGLAAEAAEACANGDLNPLIALSPLHARSLRAAIFDALSEMTPDANRAPSSALSPIADADMLLPMKIGDYTDFFCSMHHAVNASRIFNRPVPLQPNYHFLPVGYHGRASSVVVSGTPVLRPKGQLPPARPGEAPVYAACRMLDYEVELGIVVRGGNALGETVPIDQAADMIFGVCLQNDWSARDIQRWENLPLGPFLAKSFATTISPWIVTSEALLPFLAERAARDESMPPPPPHLVPRQGGDQTWPIEIACAIETVEMRSEGKAAETITLSRFTDMHWSASQMVAHHASNGCNLRAGDLLGSGTISGPEADSLGCLLELTEDGQKPINVGGRPHRYLDDGTRVIMTGRCRAPSARSIGLGVCEGHILPPR